The genomic window CGCGGGGGTTCCGGTCTCCCCGCGTCCGCCGGGCCGAATGCGGTGGTCACCGCGAAAACGCCGGAATGCCGCGTCATCGGCGGCGGGCGGACAGTTCCAGACGGCCGGGATCGGTGGTCAGATTCAGGTAAGCCTGGGCACCGGCGATCGCTATCGCGGTCTGGACCAGAATCATGTCGAAGGCCGCCGGCAGCGACTGGGCCAGCTGAATCCCCGTGGGCAGCGCCAGGAGCAGCAGGTCGATGCCGATGAAGGCATGCAGCAGCGGCCCGGTCGCGAGCGAGCCCATCGGGGTGTCGATCGGGATCAGATCGTTGCGGACCATGCCGGAGCGGGCCGCCCGCAGCGCCGAGATCGCGCCGATCGGGCCCAGCGACAGGCCCAGCAGCCACCACTGGCCCGGCGGCAGCGCACCGGACAGTTGGAGCAGCGCCAGCGACACCGTCGCCCAGCTGGTCGCCAGAACCGCCGGTAACCAGAAGCGCTGCCGGACGGCCTGGCGGGAGTCCAGACCCAGCAGGCGCAGCAGAACCGGGTTGGCGGCGTCGATCTTCACCGTGGCCGTGGTGGCGCGGGCCGCCAGCGCCGAGCCGAGCACCAGTGTCAGCGCCAGCAGCCAGTTCGGGGCACCGGTCAGCAGCAGCGGCAGCGCGGTGGACGCGGCCGTCCACAACAAGCGCGGGGTGCGGCGCCGGGCCAGCAGCAGGTCCTGGGCGGTCAGCGGCGGCAGCCTACGGTGCAGAGTGGTGGACCGCAGTCGGCGGCGGGACCAGTAACGGCGCTCCAGCATGTCGGCCACGAACGACGGTTCCATGCCGTAGACCGAGTCGGCGAGAGTGCCGGTGGTCTTCGCGGACTCCAGGATCGCGGCGCTCGGCGTGCGCGCGATGTCCCGTACCGCCGAA from Actinoplanes derwentensis includes these protein-coding regions:
- a CDS encoding DUF6297 family protein translates to MTTLVELRPVRRWIRRTQASHRERGEALGTAYTIVFCVGVAAAMFHEPLEAVFTPLVPHLSGVGALAAATVCAALLFLALRRLGPVTVSRPAAYFLLTAPVSRRLLLAPALHTTATGTALAAAAITFAVLGHAAASGSAVLVVTGALAGVLLTLLASAAQRRPHLAAPADGVARLALALGLAALVAEATGWTPPTIGGTPATSVVLPLTGALAVLATAAYLSAVRDIARTPSAAILESAKTTGTLADSVYGMEPSFVADMLERRYWSRRRLRSTTLHRRLPPLTAQDLLLARRRTPRLLWTAASTALPLLLTGAPNWLLALTLVLGSALAARATTATVKIDAANPVLLRLLGLDSRQAVRQRFWLPAVLATSWATVSLALLQLSGALPPGQWWLLGLSLGPIGAISALRAARSGMVRNDLIPIDTPMGSLATGPLLHAFIGIDLLLLALPTGIQLAQSLPAAFDMILVQTAIAIAGAQAYLNLTTDPGRLELSARRR